DNA sequence from the Armatimonadota bacterium genome:
GACGCTTGGGAGGAGCCGCGAATGTAACCGAAGCGGGATGAGGGCGTCAGCGCATTGCGGCCGGTAATATCGAGCTGCATGCGCCTAAACGCGCCACTGCTTGCGGGCTTCGGCCATTGGAACCGTCTCGCCAACGGTCCACGCATAGTGCGCCATCGGGTTCTCTCCCACCCAGCGCTCATCCACGGGCGCATCGGCTCGTTGGTAGCGCGTATCGCAGGAAAGCCGGAACCGGTCACCCGTATGAGTCACGGATCCGTGCATCGTGAACATACCGAACAGAATGGCATCGCCGGCCTTGAACTCTGTGGTGAGCCAGCGACCACCAAACTGCTGCACCATCTCCAGAGCGTCATCCGAAAAGGCGCCCGTCACGTGATCGCGATCAACGTCCATTTTGCCGTAGGTTGCCTTGACGCGGTCGAACGCCTTGTTCCTGTGTGAGCCTTCCAGAACAACCAGCGGGCCAAGTGCATAGGGAACGTCGCCGATGGGCGTCCATGTGGTGTAGAGCTGCTGGGTTCCACGTCCCATATAGACGATGTCGTAATGCGCGCCACTGGTATCGCCCGGGCCGATCAGCCGCAGCCACTTGAAGTCGAACGTGATCACGTCTCCCTGAAGCAGGTTGGCGAAGAAACCCATGATCTCCGGCGACTCCACAAGGTCGAGAAACGGCTTTTGCCGCGTGAGCGCCTTGCTGCCTCCAAAAAACGAGCCTCGCGCTCCCGGCGCGATCACGGCCTCCATCAACTCGTGGTTCAGGTCAATCTGGCCGTTGGACGCCAGGTTCTCCAGGATCATACGGCGGGCCGCCAGCACCGTGTCGAGGCGGTGCAGCCCGCGGATGAAGAGGTATCCGTCCTCCTCCATCCGGCCACGCAAACCTTCCCAGTCGCCAATGAGGTCGTTGGATGGCCGGAGTTCGCCCAGCAGTGGGCCGCCCATTTCGATCTGATGCTGTCCTATCGTCAGGTTCATTGCAAACCCTCCATGGAACGATTCGCACCGCTTACCCGGTTCATCCGTTTTCGCTCACCACGATATCGGTCAGCAGCACCGGACGGCACCACGCGCCCGAGTGATCCTGCAGATTCACCGGCAGCGCCATAAACGTTACCGGCTGACCGGCGGCGAGGGCTTGCGGCGTAAACCGCAGCTCCTCCACAATCCAGATTCCGTGGCTGAGGAGAATGGTGTGCACCGTCGCGTCGTTTTCCGGGTCCCAGCCGCCGACACCCCAGTGATCGATGCCAAGGCCGCGAATCTGCTTCTCCACCAGCCAGTTTGCCGCAGCCGGAGACAGCTTTGGAGATTGGAAAAGCCAGTCGTTGGACCTCTGACGCTTCTCGCCCCAGCCTGTCCGCACCAGCAGGATCTCATCGGCATGCAGGTTGGGCGCCGCACGCTCGAGCTGTTCCGGCAGAATGCTGGTCTTCGGCTCCAGCGGAACCAGATCGGCAATCCGCGCAGCCCCGGTAAAGCTCTCCAGCGGCATTTCGGAGATCGACGCGCCGCCTCTCAGTTTATGTAGCGGTGCATCGAGATGACTGCCGGTATGGCTTGCCAGCGTCAACAGCTCCATACGCCAGCCGCCTGCGGCATGATCCGCCACGACCTCGCTGCGCACGGGTGGGTGCGCCGGGCAGTTGGGGCCGCCGTCGAAGATGGGCTGCGAGAGATCGATAATGGAGAATTTCACGGAGATCTCACTTCCGCCGGCATGCGTAGTCCGCGTTCGGAGAGTCGATTCTCCAAAACCGGCGCCGGCGCCTGCATGACCCGGCCGCCACCCAAAAAAAATGGCTGCCTTCCGACACGCGGAGGACAGCCAGGAAGAAGGATACTTTGTTCTCGATCACGATTGTACAGGCGTACCGATGCGGTGGGTAGGTCCGTTCGGCCCGGATTCGCACCTGAAGACCGGGTCAAATCTCCCGTGCGGGCCGTGCTGCCGCATGCGGGTATAAGTGATTCCATGAAACTCGGAGTATGCACCTCGCTGAAGCACGCCGGCGAGGCCGCGGCGGCCGGATTTGACTATCTGGAGCTCTCCGTGGCCGACGATCTGGAACCGGAAGGAGACCCGGCTGCCTGGAGGGAACGACGACGTGCGCTATCTGCCGCTCCACTTCCCATAGAGGCGTTCAACTCGTTTGTGCGCAACCAGAAGGTGGTCGGCCCAAATGCCGATGCCGAGCGCTTGCGCGTGTATGTAAACGGCGCCTTCCAGCGAGCTGCCGAGGTCGGCGGCCGCATTCTGGTATTCGGGAGCGGTGGCGCTCGTAACGTGCCGGATGGCTTTCCCAGAGCGCAGGCAATGAGACAGCTGGAGGCGTTTCTGAAAGCATGCGCCGATGCCTCCGATGCCACCGGCGTCACGCTGGCGATCGAGCCACTTCACCGGGGAGAGAGCAACGTCATCAACCGGGTATCGGAGGGCGCCGCACTGGCGCGCCGGGTAGGTCGCGCCGGAGTGCGGAACCTGGCCGACACGTGGCACATGGAGATGGAGGCGGAGCCGCTGCAGGCAATCGTCGACTCGGCATCCGTTCTGGCGCACGTGCACACGGCGGACACGCGCCGGCTCCCGCCCGGCTCAGGTGACTATGACCATGCCGGCCTGTTTGCCACGCTGGCCCGCGCCGGATATGATGCCCGCATCTCGATAGAGTGCAACTGGCCGGAGGGCGACCCGGAAGTCGCCTTTACCAGGGCCAGGACGGCCCTGGTAGCGGCTCGGGACGGCAGCCCATCGGCGTGAAACGGCCCCGGTTCGCCCGGCAGGCGGCAGCGCCGGAATCTGCTCAGATGGATCTGAAGGAGACAGGATGGACCACCGGTTAACGGCAGCCCAGATCGAAGCCTTTCACACGGAGGGTTTCCTGGTTGCCACGGGCCTGTTTGATGACGCCGTGCTCACGCCGGTAGCGGATGAGATTACCGCCGAGATCGATCGGCGGGCGCGCCTTCTGCTCGCCGATGGCCGGCTTACGAGCCTTTACGAAGAGGAGGGATTCGAGACGCGGCTCGCCCGTATCAGTGCGGAAACCGACGCTGTGGCTCGCGGGATTTGGGACGGCGCGCTCCATGGCCCCGCGATCTTCAACCTGCTGCGGCACGGGCCTCTTCTGGACGTTGCAGAGCAGCTCTGCGGGCCGGAGTTGATTGCGAGCTCGGTCTATCGCCTGCGGCCCAAGATACCCGGCCATGTGCAGAGCCCCGTGCCATGGCATCAGGATTCCGGCTACTTCGAACCATATTGCGACAAAGCTCTGGTGCTTACGGTGTGGCTTCCGCTGGTGGATGCCAATGAAGAGAACGGCTGTATGTGGGTGCTCCCGCGAAGCCACAAGAGGGGAGTGATGCGACACCGAAGCCGTACCGGAAAGCCGTACCTGGAAATCCCGGACGAGGCGCTGCCCGAAATCGAGCCGCTGTGCGTTCCGGTACGGCGTGGCAGCGCCCTCCTGTTGACAAACCTCACGGCGCACGCCAGCTTTGAGAACAGGACCAATCGGGTGCGTTGGAGCATGGATCTGCGCTACCAGAGCGCCGCGCTGCCCACAAATGCCGAAGTGACGCGCACCATCGACGAGGAGGCTGCCCTCCGCGCTGCGGGCGCGCCGCCGGCGTGCTATCCGCCGGAGGCCGATTTTCTGGTCCGCAGCACATTGCGACCCCGCGAAGTGATTGAGACAGCGGAAGGGTTCGCACAACTGAGGAGTCGACACCAGCCGCGCCCCGTCACCAACCGGTGGACGGCCTAGCCGAACCCGAACGCCACCGGAAGAGAGTGACGCATCCACCATGACTTCAGGAGGGCCCGGGCCGGCAGCCGGATTCACGAGCTTCCTGGACCTACTGGCAGTCCACGGTGAGCTTGAGGAGTTGTTCCTGCTGCACCAGGAGGCGCTCGTGGCTCTGGATGTTGTCACCGCGCAGATGCGACTTCAAAAGTACCAGCAGGCTCTCGCACGTCACATTGCGGATGAGGAGGAGCTGCTGATACCTGTCTACCGCCGTGCGCGCCCGGTGGCCGGCGGAGCTGTGGTTCTCTTCCTGGCCGAGCACCACAAAATGCTCGAAATGATCGCCACATTCCAGCGCGATCTGGAGCACATGGATGAACCTGCGTCCGGTCTTGTGCGACGGATCATTGCGCTGGTGGATGAGCAGGCGACATTCAAGCGCCTGATGGAGCACCACGACCTTCGCGAGCACAATATCCTCTATCCATCTCTAGACGGTGTGACCGATGAGGCAGAACGCCGCGAACTCCTCACGAAGTGTCTGGATCACAGGTTGCATCCTGCATAAATCGGCTCGGCGCGGTGCTGCAGGTGCGCAGGAAGGCGTTGTTTGCATTGGGCAGTGCGGAAATGTGGTATAATACGGATATAAAGATACTCAAGTCGTGTTTATGCTGCGGAGCGCGCTGCGATCACGGCCGTCGTCATCGCAAAGCAGTCGCTGCGCCTTAAGGGAGTAGATTATGGGAACAACAATTACGCCGGAGATGACGGTTGGCCAGTTAGTGGCCGAACAACCGGCTCGGTCGCGAGTTTTCGAGCGGTGGGGCCTCGACTACTGCTGCGGCGGCAAGCGTCCGCTTTCCGAGGCATGCTCCGCGAAAAACCTTAAGCTTCAGGATGTTCTACGCGATTTGGCCGAGTGCGAGCCCGCAGCTCCGCTGCCGGGCCAGGACTGGACGCGTGAATCGTTGACCGCTCTGTGCGACCACATCGAACAGACGCACCACGCCTATGTGCGCGAAGCGCTGCCCCGGCTGAGCATGCTGACGGAGAAGGTTGCCAGGGCGCACGGAGCAAAACACCCGGAACTGGTAGAGTTGCGAAGCGTCATCACCTCGATGCGCACCGAACTGGATAACCACCTGCTCAAGGAGGAGTACGTTCTCTTCCCGCTGTGCCGCGCGCTGGAGAGTGGCTCGCCGGCAACCGGCACGCCTTGCGGCTCCGTGCAAAATCCAATCCGAAGGATGGAGGCCGAGCACACCGAGGTCGGAGAGGATCTGGAACTCGCGCGCGCGCTGACCAACGACTTCGCGCCGCCGAAGGATGCTTGCAATACGTATCGCGCCATGCTCCAGGCGCTGGCGGAGTTCGAAGCCGACATGCATCGGCACATCCATAAAGAGAACAGCATTCTCTTTCCGCGAGCGGTGGCGCTGGAGGCAGCCCAGCACCCGGTTGGGTAGCGGGTTCTGAGTTCAACGCCGAGTAAACCGCGACGGCAGCCGGCGCGCCACCGGCCGTTCCATACGGTCAACCAACAGCCTCG
Encoded proteins:
- a CDS encoding phytanoyl-CoA dioxygenase family protein produces the protein MNLTIGQHQIEMGGPLLGELRPSNDLIGDWEGLRGRMEEDGYLFIRGLHRLDTVLAARRMILENLASNGQIDLNHELMEAVIAPGARGSFFGGSKALTRQKPFLDLVESPEIMGFFANLLQGDVITFDFKWLRLIGPGDTSGAHYDIVYMGRGTQQLYTTWTPIGDVPYALGPLVVLEGSHRNKAFDRVKATYGKMDVDRDHVTGAFSDDALEMVQQFGGRWLTTEFKAGDAILFGMFTMHGSVTHTGDRFRLSCDTRYQRADAPVDERWVGENPMAHYAWTVGETVPMAEARKQWRV
- a CDS encoding cyclase family protein; this translates as MIDLSQPIFDGGPNCPAHPPVRSEVVADHAAGGWRMELLTLASHTGSHLDAPLHKLRGGASISEMPLESFTGAARIADLVPLEPKTSILPEQLERAAPNLHADEILLVRTGWGEKRQRSNDWLFQSPKLSPAAANWLVEKQIRGLGIDHWGVGGWDPENDATVHTILLSHGIWIVEELRFTPQALAAGQPVTFMALPVNLQDHSGAWCRPVLLTDIVVSENG
- a CDS encoding sugar phosphate isomerase/epimerase; amino-acid sequence: MKLGVCTSLKHAGEAAAAGFDYLELSVADDLEPEGDPAAWRERRRALSAAPLPIEAFNSFVRNQKVVGPNADAERLRVYVNGAFQRAAEVGGRILVFGSGGARNVPDGFPRAQAMRQLEAFLKACADASDATGVTLAIEPLHRGESNVINRVSEGAALARRVGRAGVRNLADTWHMEMEAEPLQAIVDSASVLAHVHTADTRRLPPGSGDYDHAGLFATLARAGYDARISIECNWPEGDPEVAFTRARTALVAARDGSPSA
- a CDS encoding phytanoyl-CoA dioxygenase family protein encodes the protein MDHRLTAAQIEAFHTEGFLVATGLFDDAVLTPVADEITAEIDRRARLLLADGRLTSLYEEEGFETRLARISAETDAVARGIWDGALHGPAIFNLLRHGPLLDVAEQLCGPELIASSVYRLRPKIPGHVQSPVPWHQDSGYFEPYCDKALVLTVWLPLVDANEENGCMWVLPRSHKRGVMRHRSRTGKPYLEIPDEALPEIEPLCVPVRRGSALLLTNLTAHASFENRTNRVRWSMDLRYQSAALPTNAEVTRTIDEEAALRAAGAPPACYPPEADFLVRSTLRPREVIETAEGFAQLRSRHQPRPVTNRWTA
- a CDS encoding hemerythrin domain-containing protein encodes the protein MTSGGPGPAAGFTSFLDLLAVHGELEELFLLHQEALVALDVVTAQMRLQKYQQALARHIADEEELLIPVYRRARPVAGGAVVLFLAEHHKMLEMIATFQRDLEHMDEPASGLVRRIIALVDEQATFKRLMEHHDLREHNILYPSLDGVTDEAERRELLTKCLDHRLHPA
- the ric gene encoding iron-sulfur cluster repair di-iron protein, whose translation is MTVGQLVAEQPARSRVFERWGLDYCCGGKRPLSEACSAKNLKLQDVLRDLAECEPAAPLPGQDWTRESLTALCDHIEQTHHAYVREALPRLSMLTEKVARAHGAKHPELVELRSVITSMRTELDNHLLKEEYVLFPLCRALESGSPATGTPCGSVQNPIRRMEAEHTEVGEDLELARALTNDFAPPKDACNTYRAMLQALAEFEADMHRHIHKENSILFPRAVALEAAQHPVG